One window of Desulfarculus baarsii DSM 2075 genomic DNA carries:
- a CDS encoding nickel-dependent hydrogenase large subunit, with the protein MGTLVELSPLTRIEGHLGIRLELDGGKVASAYCAGEMFRGFENILRGRDPLDAQQITQRICGVCPISHGLASILAQEQIYNPALTPNGVIARNLILGANYIQSHLIHFYQLSALDFVDVTAILGYHGADPALNDLRDWVSGQRKAGAISPGAPFLPRYAGHYIQDAGLNVGALKHYLQALDMRALAHQAVAIWAGKVPHATALAPGGVTEQVSAKKIAAYAAIIDQLRVFIDTAYLPDILAVATAFPEYFQHGAGPGDFMAYGVFPQEDGFLLPAGRVSHGQAASLDLTKITEQTTHSLFSSPSGLHPTKGQTIPAPRKSGAYSWLKAPRYDNRPQEVGPLARILVAYQAGQAQVREMVDQLLGALGRQPAELNSAMGRHAARAIECKLVAEACARWINQLKPGEPTYADFDVPASGAGAGLIEAPRGALGHWIEIADYRIANYQCVVPTTWNCSPRDDAGVPGPVESSLEGLPVADPQNPLEAARIVRSFDPCLACAVH; encoded by the coding sequence ATGGGCACCCTAGTTGAGCTTTCGCCGTTGACCCGCATCGAAGGGCACTTGGGCATTCGTCTTGAGCTTGATGGCGGCAAGGTGGCCAGTGCTTATTGCGCGGGGGAAATGTTCCGTGGCTTCGAGAACATACTCAGAGGACGCGACCCACTCGACGCCCAGCAAATCACCCAGCGCATCTGTGGCGTCTGTCCCATCTCCCACGGCTTGGCCTCTATTTTGGCCCAGGAGCAGATATATAACCCAGCGCTGACCCCCAATGGCGTCATCGCGCGCAACCTGATCTTGGGCGCCAATTATATTCAGTCTCATCTTATTCATTTTTATCAACTTTCCGCGCTAGACTTTGTCGACGTGACAGCCATTCTGGGTTATCACGGGGCGGACCCGGCCTTGAACGATCTGCGTGATTGGGTGAGCGGCCAGCGAAAGGCTGGGGCCATCAGCCCCGGCGCGCCGTTTCTGCCGCGCTACGCCGGCCATTACATTCAAGACGCCGGCCTCAACGTGGGAGCGCTGAAGCACTATTTGCAGGCCCTTGACATGCGCGCCTTGGCCCATCAGGCCGTGGCCATCTGGGCCGGCAAGGTTCCTCACGCCACGGCGTTGGCGCCCGGCGGCGTCACCGAGCAGGTCAGCGCCAAAAAAATCGCCGCTTACGCCGCCATCATCGATCAGTTGCGCGTTTTCATCGACACGGCCTACCTGCCCGACATCCTGGCCGTCGCCACGGCGTTTCCCGAGTATTTTCAGCATGGCGCCGGCCCCGGTGACTTCATGGCCTATGGCGTCTTTCCCCAAGAGGACGGCTTTCTGCTGCCAGCCGGACGCGTCAGCCATGGCCAGGCCGCGTCGTTGGATCTGACCAAGATCACCGAGCAGACCACCCATTCGCTGTTCTCTTCTCCGTCCGGCCTGCATCCGACCAAGGGCCAAACAATACCCGCGCCACGCAAAAGCGGGGCCTATTCATGGCTGAAAGCACCGCGCTACGACAATCGCCCGCAGGAGGTTGGCCCGTTGGCGCGCATTCTGGTGGCTTACCAGGCCGGCCAGGCCCAGGTGCGGGAGATGGTCGATCAGCTCCTCGGCGCTCTTGGCCGCCAACCGGCCGAGCTCAACTCGGCCATGGGCCGCCATGCCGCCCGCGCCATCGAATGCAAGCTGGTGGCCGAGGCCTGCGCGCGCTGGATCAACCAACTCAAACCAGGCGAGCCGACCTATGCCGACTTCGACGTGCCCGCCAGCGGCGCGGGCGCGGGCCTGATCGAAGCGCCGCGCGGCGCGCTGGGCCACTGGATCGAGATCGCCGACTACCGCATCGCCAATTATCAGTGTGTCGTGCCCACCACCTGGAACTGCTCGCCCCGCGACGACGCCGGCGTGCCCGGCCCGGTCGAGTCGTCCCTCGAAGGCCTGCCGGTGGCCGACCCGCAAAACCCGTTGGAGGCCGCCAGGATCGTGCGTTCGTTCGATCCGTGCCTGGCCTGCGCGGTTCACTGA
- a CDS encoding AAA family ATPase: MSVQFSSIKVVNFRGLAGSIELDFSSPITLIYAPNGTGKTTLLQAAELLFTRRIRSKRINADMNNCWSECACLTKKDSFLICGEISGEYVTCNDGKWKTDKSDQRDSDIVKSSLEYLNTFIKNSVLSAENHDYARLLELHQNHLWGKHFFYQDSLSTMVDSESSGLREQIFYDLLGMSHLNDINDIVKNFIRLLNANLKLEKRRAEKIKQLIDDTGDLPPDPARYEHIFSDTKKSINACILLLNIQIEPLGAVNDLHEIVDMKQRISNKLDRFVAHIEKRKQEIDYIRQLIDDITQLKEKAEASGADRHAQLDNLANVSTQIAQKKQQINTLNMEVASLAAQHSSVSDICEHVASTITSIVTYYPEISSKTVEEIFKTNQYYKIDLMARKSLLQSASYLLEVYPQAVENNYQLDRVRSESHKLSNLVKTETAKASILEGRLDQAQSKRAILRSQLAKITDDLTQLKVYARNALPAIKTQSVCPTCGHDWKTAHDLFNAVSSSTDLGIDYSSSKEAQLRQSLERIEQEICALTEDINTYNSNKERLSIIRQEINEREQKWNDYISSCKRLVDDFDFDDIHRSLKDIIRGLNVAGHLAQLWHDMESIHSALNISAPEKLSLLGLRDALSRFFEVAAEELKAKDAAARQDLHRTEEELATLELAFEQASDRHTSAMEIINKLHHNEIAFKLAWESIGKHIPFSDEELLSLKHSIQADNDVASSARNELANIDACIFILTNGAKRESLQSSADKINECITLLNKKISSCNNIIKFNRQQFSQQRRAALSDLKDVMFALFSRMNTNSIFNKVDFSSHDNQINITDIVAYIENGVPLSPSKYFSRGQRQDLALSIFLARAREAGGTYFLDEPFAHLDDLNRVAVIDIVRMLAIEQKGKLKLVITTASDLLMNLLIAKFANLGPLPGNDAPPLRVYRLLGNARNGVTAVKEALG; the protein is encoded by the coding sequence ATGTCAGTACAATTCTCTAGCATAAAAGTTGTTAATTTTCGTGGCCTTGCAGGCAGCATTGAGCTCGACTTTTCCTCACCGATCACTTTGATATATGCGCCCAATGGAACAGGTAAAACCACGCTATTGCAAGCTGCTGAATTATTGTTTACGCGCCGAATTCGCTCGAAACGTATTAATGCAGATATGAATAATTGTTGGAGTGAATGTGCGTGCTTGACAAAAAAAGATAGCTTTCTGATCTGTGGCGAAATTTCTGGCGAATATGTAACTTGCAATGATGGCAAATGGAAAACTGATAAATCAGATCAGCGCGATAGCGATATAGTTAAATCATCGTTGGAATACCTAAATACGTTTATAAAAAATTCCGTATTAAGTGCCGAAAATCATGATTACGCTCGCCTGCTGGAGCTGCATCAAAACCATTTATGGGGCAAACACTTTTTTTATCAAGATTCGCTTTCAACGATGGTGGATAGCGAATCATCAGGTCTGCGTGAACAAATTTTTTATGATTTACTTGGCATGAGTCATCTTAATGATATAAACGATATAGTTAAAAACTTCATAAGACTTCTTAATGCAAATCTCAAGCTAGAAAAAAGGCGGGCAGAAAAAATTAAGCAACTCATAGACGATACTGGAGACTTGCCACCAGACCCCGCTCGATATGAGCATATTTTCAGCGATACGAAAAAGTCAATCAATGCCTGCATATTGCTATTAAATATCCAGATCGAACCGCTTGGCGCTGTTAACGATCTCCATGAAATCGTCGACATGAAGCAGAGAATTTCGAACAAGCTTGATCGATTTGTCGCGCATATCGAAAAGAGAAAACAAGAAATTGATTACATCAGACAACTTATTGATGATATAACTCAGCTAAAAGAAAAAGCTGAAGCGTCCGGTGCGGACAGGCACGCTCAACTGGATAATTTGGCCAACGTTTCCACGCAAATTGCCCAAAAAAAGCAGCAGATCAATACACTTAACATGGAAGTTGCATCACTCGCCGCACAGCATTCTTCCGTATCTGATATTTGTGAACATGTCGCCTCAACAATCACTTCCATTGTTACATATTATCCAGAGATATCATCCAAAACAGTCGAGGAAATATTTAAAACAAACCAGTATTATAAGATCGACCTTATGGCGCGCAAAAGTTTGCTGCAGAGCGCGTCATATTTACTTGAAGTCTATCCACAAGCCGTGGAGAACAACTATCAGCTTGACCGTGTTCGCTCTGAGTCACACAAACTATCAAATCTCGTAAAAACCGAAACAGCCAAAGCTTCAATTCTTGAAGGCAGGCTGGATCAAGCACAGTCTAAACGGGCGATTTTACGCAGCCAATTAGCCAAGATAACGGACGATCTTACGCAGCTGAAAGTTTACGCGCGCAATGCCCTGCCCGCCATAAAAACTCAAAGTGTGTGCCCAACCTGTGGGCACGACTGGAAAACCGCGCACGATTTGTTCAATGCAGTTTCCAGCAGCACAGACCTCGGCATCGACTATTCTTCTTCAAAGGAAGCTCAACTTCGCCAGTCATTAGAACGAATCGAGCAGGAAATTTGCGCGCTAACGGAGGACATCAATACTTACAATTCCAACAAAGAGCGCTTGTCCATAATCCGCCAAGAAATTAACGAACGTGAACAAAAGTGGAATGACTATATTTCTTCATGCAAACGCCTTGTCGATGATTTTGATTTCGACGATATCCACCGGTCGTTGAAAGACATCATCAGAGGCCTGAATGTCGCCGGCCATCTCGCTCAGCTGTGGCATGACATGGAGTCCATCCACAGCGCGCTGAATATTTCAGCACCAGAGAAACTTTCTCTTCTTGGCTTGCGCGATGCATTATCCAGGTTTTTTGAGGTGGCGGCCGAAGAACTGAAAGCAAAAGATGCCGCTGCTCGCCAGGATTTGCACCGCACCGAGGAAGAGCTGGCTACTCTTGAACTGGCCTTTGAGCAAGCGTCAGACAGACATACATCAGCCATGGAAATAATTAATAAACTTCATCATAACGAGATAGCTTTCAAACTTGCGTGGGAGTCTATTGGCAAACACATACCATTTTCTGACGAGGAATTACTATCTCTCAAGCACTCTATTCAAGCAGACAACGATGTTGCATCAAGCGCTCGGAATGAATTAGCAAACATCGACGCATGCATATTTATTTTAACCAATGGCGCCAAGCGTGAAAGTCTTCAAAGTTCTGCTGATAAAATAAATGAGTGCATAACATTGCTAAACAAGAAAATCTCATCGTGCAATAATATCATTAAATTTAATCGCCAACAATTTTCCCAACAAAGACGCGCCGCTCTTTCTGACTTGAAAGATGTCATGTTTGCGTTATTCTCCAGAATGAATACAAACAGCATCTTTAACAAAGTTGATTTCTCCAGCCATGACAACCAAATCAATATTACCGATATCGTGGCCTATATTGAAAATGGCGTCCCGCTCTCTCCCTCCAAATATTTCAGCCGTGGTCAGCGCCAAGACCTTGCACTGTCAATCTTCCTTGCGCGTGCACGGGAAGCTGGCGGCACATATTTCCTTGATGAACCTTTCGCGCACCTTGACGACCTCAATCGCGTCGCCGTGATCGATATTGTGCGAATGCTGGCGATCGAGCAAAAAGGAAAACTCAAGCTGGTCATAACGACAGCCAGCGATCTTTTGATGAATCTGCTCATCGCCAAATTCGCTAACCTTGGCCCATTGCCCGGAAATGACGCCCCTCCCTTGCGCGTTTACAGGCTGTTGGGCAACGCCAGAAATGGCGTGACCGCCGTGAAGGAGGCTCTCGGCTGA
- a CDS encoding glycosyltransferase family 9 protein → MRVLFVQTLAMGDLLLTTPALSALAQARPQAVIDVLANDSFARVLAGNPAVNRFIALPFTRLYALANQPDEARAVMETLALLARFTEDLAGGYDLVYNPCFNELACALTVRTKGGQALGGDFTADGAMIMRGDWPNYCHNIFSGPAYNGLHLSDLHGLALGLPSATRRPVFQARPEDQRQARALLTQLGWRPERPLIALQVGAGKADRRWPPEKWVELGRLLGHKGLSVVLPGAPHEAALTARVAAGLGPTALDLAGRTDLGQLAAVLGHCRALIANDTGTVHLAAALALPIVSLSLGKAQFRATGPYGPGNVVVEADLPCAPCLDAAACQAKHCWAAIAPADALAALEHVLGRAFQRPAGSRARFYRAQPDAAGLMDWLPLSPDPAQARHAAYRQAWLSVLRPGQWPRAPLSPSRPPASGPLAAFDALAAAALAALARIEAALGGQAPPATARPAMDALNQATAEARRLGAAEALVRPLAMYLVQRLASLDEPRPERQIRLQRAVFAQTRAVAGLVWAALTG, encoded by the coding sequence ATGCGCGTTCTCTTCGTCCAGACCCTGGCCATGGGCGATCTGCTGCTGACCACGCCCGCGCTGTCGGCCCTGGCCCAGGCCCGGCCTCAAGCCGTCATCGACGTGCTGGCCAATGATTCCTTTGCCCGCGTTTTGGCAGGCAATCCGGCGGTCAACCGCTTTATTGCCTTGCCTTTCACCCGGCTCTACGCCCTGGCCAACCAGCCCGACGAAGCCCGAGCGGTCATGGAAACCCTGGCTCTGCTGGCCCGCTTCACCGAAGACCTGGCCGGCGGCTATGACCTGGTCTACAACCCCTGCTTCAACGAGTTGGCCTGCGCCCTGACCGTGCGGACCAAGGGCGGCCAGGCCTTGGGCGGCGATTTTACCGCTGATGGGGCCATGATCATGCGCGGTGATTGGCCCAATTATTGCCACAATATTTTCAGCGGCCCGGCCTATAACGGCCTGCATCTGAGCGATCTGCACGGCCTGGCCCTGGGTTTGCCGTCGGCGACGCGGCGGCCAGTGTTCCAGGCGCGGCCCGAGGACCAGCGTCAGGCCCGGGCCTTGCTGACCCAACTGGGCTGGCGGCCCGAGCGGCCCCTGATCGCCTTGCAGGTGGGGGCGGGCAAGGCCGATCGCCGTTGGCCGCCGGAAAAGTGGGTGGAGCTGGGGCGTTTGTTGGGACATAAAGGCCTGAGCGTGGTTTTGCCCGGCGCGCCCCACGAGGCCGCGCTCACCGCCCGGGTGGCGGCGGGGCTGGGCCCGACGGCCCTGGATCTGGCCGGCCGCACCGATCTGGGACAGTTGGCCGCCGTGCTGGGTCACTGCCGGGCCTTGATCGCCAACGACACCGGCACTGTCCACCTGGCCGCCGCCTTGGCCCTGCCCATCGTCAGCCTCAGCCTGGGCAAGGCCCAGTTTCGCGCCACCGGGCCATATGGCCCCGGCAACGTGGTCGTGGAGGCCGATCTGCCCTGCGCGCCCTGCCTCGATGCGGCCGCCTGCCAGGCCAAGCACTGCTGGGCGGCCATCGCGCCGGCCGACGCCTTGGCCGCCTTGGAGCACGTTTTGGGCCGAGCCTTTCAGCGGCCGGCCGGTTCGCGGGCCAGGTTTTATCGCGCCCAGCCCGACGCGGCCGGGCTCATGGACTGGCTACCTTTAAGCCCCGACCCAGCCCAGGCCAGGCACGCGGCCTATCGCCAGGCCTGGCTGAGCGTCTTGCGCCCTGGCCAGTGGCCCCGCGCGCCGCTGTCGCCATCCCGCCCGCCGGCCTCGGGCCCGCTGGCCGCCTTTGACGCCCTGGCCGCCGCCGCCTTGGCAGCCCTGGCGCGCATCGAGGCGGCCCTTGGCGGCCAGGCCCCGCCCGCCACGGCCCGCCCGGCCATGGACGCGCTCAATCAGGCCACGGCCGAGGCGCGCCGCCTGGGGGCGGCCGAAGCGTTGGTCCGGCCGCTGGCGATGTATCTTGTCCAGCGCCTGGCCAGCCTGGACGAGCCTCGGCCCGAGCGGCAAATCCGCCTGCAACGGGCCGTGTTCGCCCAGACGCGGGCCGTGGCCGGGCTGGTCTGGGCGGCGCTGACGGGCTAG
- a CDS encoding glycosyltransferase, translating to MLRVVIHGGLDQRAQTAYAAHLGRSLPLESGALPAVEACFSATEGELLANLNQRPAHVFVSIGPRPKPLVMLPLADRRRWLHFDQAPRPDELLRAVHETYLSWAVFPPTAGRDEPLVSVYTPTFNPGQRLMEAYASLCGQGYRNWEWVLVDDGSSDGTPRLIERLARADHRIKAFFPQRRGQANIGWIKRQATGLCGGEILVELDHDDMLGADCLQEVVAAFAADPELGMVHSNFAEFLPDGSPHVYPEWEDRGRYRWTELQGRRYREALAYDVYGDVFGAGPVIQHMAVCPNHVRAFRASELWRLGGYNPRLVIADDYELMIRFFIGGKIGHIAKLLYLYRVQDNTWSRFNDLAKWLFNVIERRWRGPIEARVAELKAQGRWNPAPQGVLPAGHPALERAARANRQRGVVWQEV from the coding sequence GTGTTGCGGGTGGTCATTCACGGCGGGCTGGACCAGCGGGCTCAAACGGCCTATGCGGCCCATCTGGGGCGAAGCCTGCCCCTGGAGTCGGGCGCGCTGCCGGCGGTGGAGGCGTGCTTTTCGGCCACGGAGGGCGAGCTTCTGGCCAACCTCAACCAACGGCCGGCCCATGTTTTCGTCAGCATCGGCCCACGGCCCAAACCGCTGGTCATGCTGCCGCTGGCCGATCGTCGGCGCTGGCTGCACTTTGATCAAGCGCCCCGGCCGGACGAGCTGTTGCGCGCCGTGCACGAGACATATCTGAGTTGGGCCGTCTTTCCCCCCACCGCCGGCCGCGACGAGCCCCTGGTTTCGGTCTACACCCCCACCTTCAACCCCGGCCAGCGCCTGATGGAGGCCTACGCCTCGCTGTGCGGCCAGGGCTATCGCAACTGGGAGTGGGTGCTTGTCGACGACGGCTCCAGCGACGGCACGCCCCGGCTGATCGAGCGATTGGCCCGGGCCGATCATCGGATCAAGGCCTTTTTTCCCCAGCGACGGGGCCAGGCCAACATCGGCTGGATCAAGCGCCAGGCCACGGGCCTGTGCGGCGGCGAGATTTTGGTGGAGCTCGACCACGACGACATGCTCGGCGCCGACTGCCTGCAAGAGGTCGTGGCCGCCTTTGCCGCCGACCCGGAGCTGGGCATGGTTCACTCCAACTTCGCCGAGTTTTTGCCCGATGGCTCGCCCCACGTCTACCCCGAGTGGGAAGATCGCGGTCGCTACCGCTGGACCGAGTTGCAAGGCCGGCGCTATCGCGAGGCTCTGGCCTACGATGTTTACGGCGATGTTTTCGGGGCCGGGCCGGTGATCCAGCACATGGCCGTCTGCCCCAATCACGTGCGGGCCTTTCGGGCCAGCGAGCTGTGGCGCTTGGGCGGCTATAACCCCCGCTTGGTCATCGCCGACGATTACGAGCTGATGATCCGTTTTTTCATCGGCGGCAAGATCGGCCACATCGCCAAACTGCTCTATCTCTACCGCGTGCAGGACAACACCTGGTCGCGCTTCAATGATCTGGCCAAGTGGCTCTTTAACGTCATCGAACGCCGCTGGCGGGGGCCCATCGAGGCGCGCGTCGCCGAGTTGAAGGCCCAGGGCCGCTGGAACCCCGCGCCCCAGGGCGTCCTACCCGCCGGCCACCCGGCCCTGGAGCGGGCGGCCCGGGCCAACCGCCAGCGCGGCGTTGTCTGGCAGGAAGTCTAG
- a CDS encoding glycosyltransferase, with product MKILQVAHNFPPLSWAGTENYTLGLSLALRRRGVEVEVIHPVFGRGQGLERLEMLGLPTWRVGLDDEPTLVSLVDRRSAAIVCDVAQEGGFELIHAQHLLGFSAEVVYEAQRRGLPVVLTLHDFWIICPLIFGQTPSQKPCPGRGRQNCLNCLMEAVSQAGPRPDLLPTLERFWRERDAYLGQMLKLPSKVLAVSRFVARTMAARGLAGPNMAVMPAGVVPFTLGPNPGPDPADGLVLAFMGNIMPLKGPHLAARAIDGLAGARLEIHGKAVNQPYAAGLLALCEDKPETFSYHGPYDISQRGGVLARCHALVVPSLTESYCLTAREALFAGRPVLASDVGGIPEAVRHGQNGLLFPPGDWRSLRRLAQRLIERPEELAALTRGVRQPHTVTEDAEKYLSLYRRILASG from the coding sequence ATGAAGATTTTACAGGTCGCGCACAATTTTCCCCCGCTATCGTGGGCCGGCACGGAAAACTACACCCTGGGCCTGTCGCTGGCCCTGCGCCGCCGGGGCGTGGAGGTCGAGGTGATCCACCCCGTCTTCGGCCGGGGCCAGGGCCTGGAGCGCCTGGAAATGCTGGGCCTGCCAACCTGGCGGGTGGGTCTGGACGACGAACCCACGCTGGTCAGTCTGGTCGATCGCCGCTCGGCGGCCATTGTCTGCGATGTGGCCCAAGAGGGCGGCTTCGAGCTGATCCACGCCCAGCATCTGCTGGGCTTCAGCGCCGAGGTCGTTTACGAGGCCCAGCGCCGCGGCCTGCCCGTGGTGCTGACCCTGCACGACTTCTGGATCATCTGCCCGCTGATCTTTGGCCAGACGCCCAGCCAAAAGCCCTGCCCCGGCCGGGGCAGGCAAAATTGCCTGAACTGCCTGATGGAAGCCGTGTCACAAGCCGGCCCCAGGCCCGACCTGCTGCCCACCTTGGAGCGCTTTTGGCGGGAACGCGACGCCTATTTGGGCCAGATGCTCAAACTGCCCAGCAAGGTGCTGGCCGTCAGCCGTTTCGTGGCGCGGACCATGGCCGCCCGTGGCCTGGCCGGGCCCAACATGGCCGTCATGCCGGCCGGCGTCGTGCCCTTCACCCTGGGTCCAAACCCCGGCCCCGATCCGGCCGACGGCCTGGTCCTGGCCTTCATGGGCAACATCATGCCCCTCAAGGGGCCCCACCTGGCGGCGCGGGCCATCGACGGCCTGGCCGGCGCGCGGCTGGAAATCCACGGCAAGGCGGTCAACCAACCCTACGCCGCCGGCCTGCTGGCGCTCTGCGAAGACAAACCCGAGACCTTCAGCTATCACGGGCCCTACGACATCAGCCAGCGCGGCGGCGTCTTGGCCCGCTGCCACGCGCTGGTCGTGCCCTCACTGACGGAATCCTATTGCCTGACCGCCCGCGAGGCCCTTTTTGCCGGTCGGCCGGTCCTGGCCTCCGATGTGGGCGGCATCCCCGAGGCCGTGCGCCACGGCCAAAACGGCCTGCTCTTTCCGCCCGGCGATTGGCGAAGCCTGCGCCGGCTCGCGCAAAGGCTCATCGAGCGGCCCGAGGAACTTGCCGCCTTGACCCGGGGCGTGCGCCAGCCACACACCGTCACCGAGGACGCCGAAAAATACCTGAGCCTCTATCGTCGCATCCTGGCCAGTGGCTAG
- a CDS encoding glycosyltransferase family 2 protein → MSIIIPVFNRAAFTLRCLQTLAQNSDGPSYEVIIVDNASTDGTAALLAGLGGDVTVISNQHNLGFAKACNQGAQAARSGNLLFLNNDTEPQAGWLPPLLEVLARERRAAVVGARLIYPHGNRVQHAGVAFRPNGAPYHIFQGLDAEHPVVNTPERFQAVTGACLLIRAEAFFAAGMFDEAFVNGFEDIDLCLKVGRMGWTIHYEPRGKVLHHEGISPGRKAHDVPNMLLFMERWAGVVEPDENRHYAKLGLRLSYNDDFTRCTIHHLLDPSRTRTISLDQGGRADERPGV, encoded by the coding sequence GTGAGCATCATCATCCCGGTGTTCAATCGGGCGGCGTTCACCTTGCGTTGTCTGCAAACCCTGGCCCAGAACAGTGACGGCCCCAGTTACGAGGTGATCATCGTCGACAACGCCTCCACCGACGGCACGGCGGCCCTTTTGGCCGGGCTGGGCGGCGACGTGACGGTGATCAGCAACCAGCACAACCTTGGTTTCGCCAAGGCCTGCAACCAGGGGGCCCAGGCCGCGCGTTCGGGCAATCTGCTGTTTTTGAACAACGACACCGAGCCACAAGCCGGCTGGTTGCCGCCGCTGCTGGAAGTTTTGGCGCGCGAGCGACGGGCGGCGGTGGTCGGGGCGCGGCTGATCTACCCCCACGGCAACCGCGTGCAGCACGCCGGCGTGGCTTTCCGGCCCAACGGCGCGCCTTATCACATTTTTCAGGGCCTGGACGCCGAACACCCGGTGGTCAACACGCCCGAACGCTTTCAGGCCGTGACCGGGGCGTGCCTGTTGATCCGGGCCGAGGCTTTTTTCGCCGCCGGCATGTTTGACGAGGCTTTTGTCAACGGATTCGAAGACATCGACCTGTGTTTGAAGGTCGGGCGCATGGGTTGGACGATCCACTACGAGCCGCGCGGCAAGGTGTTGCATCACGAGGGCATTTCACCAGGCCGCAAGGCCCACGACGTGCCCAACATGCTGCTGTTCATGGAGCGCTGGGCCGGCGTGGTCGAGCCCGATGAAAACCGTCATTACGCCAAGCTGGGCCTGCGGTTGAGTTACAACGACGATTTCACGCGCTGCACCATCCACCACTTGCTCGACCCCAGCCGCACCCGCACCATTAGCCTGGATCAGGGCGGCCGGGCCGACGAACGCCCAGGCGTCTAG